From Platichthys flesus chromosome 7, fPlaFle2.1, whole genome shotgun sequence:
TTTGTCTCCTGCTTCCTGATGCTCCAGGGTTTCTTCCGGCGCAGTATCCAGAAGAACATGGTGTACACCTGCCACCGAGACAAGAACTGTCAGATTAACAAGGTCACACGCAACCGCTGCCAGTACTGCAGGCTGCAGAAATGCTTTGAGGTCGGCATGTCCAAGGAAGGTGAGGCCTCCAGGAGGACCAGAGTCGCATGACATAtagaaaaacacttaaaacagGGATattcacacagtacacacacacacacacacacacacactctctctctctctctctctggcagcAGATTCTTCCTTCATAGATCAAAACAAGTTACATTTATCCAGTTGATGTTTGGATTGGACTTGGCACGGATCTGATTTTAATTTCATCACCTAATGAAAGATGTGACCTGATTCGCACAGTGTGAACCTGATAATCTCTTAATGCTCTGTCAGAGACTCTGGGAAACTATGCAGCGCAGAGAGAGGAACTGACAATGAGCCTACCAGGGGTGGTGATCTCCAGGGCGAGGCCGGGCAGTGTACCAATCATATGACTCATCATATTTACGAAATGATtgtgacttcctgtttcaccACTAAACCTTGTGgccagcacagacacagctaTCATTCATAACACGTAGCAGAAAACCAAGAAAACAATTTCTTTCTCGCTTGATGAAAACTTCAGAACCGTCTCCGTTTGGCAAAAGCACAGATGCAATAATTTCTACATTGTGTGTGGAGGGGTGTGTCTAAGTGGCAGTTTCTTGCCCGTCACAGAGCCTTTGGGACATGCATGTGGGTGTAATGTTTGTGTGGGATGTGTGTTAGGACCGGGATCACATTGTGCCTCTGCTATTACTGGATATCCTGAGAGGAAGGAAAgtatgggaggaggagggagaggagagagttgAGGACTGGCTTGTGTGCGCCGGTCAAGTGGATAGAGAGATGGACAAGGAAGAGAGCGGGTGATAAGAATGAGATAGCCAGTGTCCGTGCCGTGGTAAAGGAAATATGTGAATACTGTTAAGAGCAACCTCAGTTGCCTCTGAGCTCTGGTTTCCACTAGCGAGCGAGATGTCCTTGGCAGTGGTGAAAGACACTGAGCATGAGTGCTGACGATGTTTTCACATGTGATCacagacactgaggaggaacATTCTGTAGCTCATCTCTGGGAAATTGCATGAGTAAAGGATTTTTGCGTGACACGGTGGCGAATCTCTCTTTTAACGCCTTCATTTCCTTGTTGTCCTTCGCTCAGCGGTACGCAACGACcgaaacaagaagaagaaggacgtgaaggaggaggtggtgctTCCCGAGAGCTACGAGCTGAgcggggagctggaggagctggtcaACAAAGTCAGCAAAGCTCACCAAGAAACCTTCCCGTCACTGACCCAGTTGGGCAAATACCACACcgtgagtctcacacacacacacacacacacacacatgcccccACGCTGCTGTTCCCGCATGTCGTGTGTGGCAACTTTCTCCGAGCTATGATGCCACGTTATGCAAAGACGTAAATTCACCGTAGCTTTCCCCACAGAGTGGTGGCTTAACTAATTCAGTTCCCCATTAAGCCATCTGTGTGGCCTCTAGGGTGATTGATGTAACATGTAAATGGATTTCTTCTTCCTTGATTGATGtaaaatggaaatgtgttgCGAGGCTCGGACACGCTCGCCTTGATGCAAACAGGGTTGCACACCACCTCTGTTAAAACACACTGAACTGAGGGagggtgttttcttctttcttgtgTGTTCAGAACTCCAGCTCAGACCACCGTGTCCAGCTGGATCTGGGTCTATGGGACAAGTTCAGTGAGCTCTCCACCAAATGCATCATCAAGATTGTGGAATTTGCCAAGCGGCTGCCAGGATTCACCACCCTCACCATCGCCGACCAGATCACTCTGCTGAAGTCGGCCTGCCTGGACATACTGGTGAGGAAGacgcttctcttcttctctttcatccttACTGTGATAGACACATGGCTGGAGAGGAAAACGGTTCATTCTGATGTGAGATAACACTGACACCCTGTGGTGGAAAGTGGAAGTGCAGGAGGGTTTGCTTAAGTAACCCTTGTTATTAGGTTTGATAATAGTTATCAAAACACCTTGATAACTGTAAAAAAGAGCGTTTTATCACCTGAGCATCATATTTGATTCTCTTCTCACAAACCTTTCCAACTTCTTTTGCTCGTAGATGCTGAGGATCTGCACACGCTACACCCCAGAGCAGGACACCATGACCTTCTCAGATGGCCTGACTCTGAACCGCACTCAGATGCACAACGCCGGCTTCGGACCTCTCACAGACCTGGTGTTCGCCTTCGCTGGCCAGCTTCTACCCCTGGAGATGGACGACACAGAAACCGGCCTCCTCAGCGCCATCTGCCTCATCTGCGGAGGTACTGCAGTCTGAACACAATGACTGGATGATTAGTGATGGGAAGAAAACTAGACAAGAATCTGATATCATATGTGAAATTATTTGAAGCATCGATAATGCTTTAttaaacttttacttttttattgttgtaaatattctatatatttattatgtgtTATGTGCTTCCTCATCAGATCGTATGGATCTCGAAGAGCCCCAGAAAGTGGATAAGCTGCAGGAGCCTCTACTTGAGGCTCTGAAGATCTACGCTCGCCGCCGCCGCCCCAACAAGCCCCACATGTTCCCCCGCATGCTGATGAAGATCACTGACCTCAGGGGCATCAGTACCAAGGGTCAGTATGAGCTTATCAGCAAATATATAGAGTTTGTTCTTTTACTTCTGTTCTCTATAGGAAAGCGAAGTGATATTTTCAAAACTAATCATCTGTCCTCACCCTGTCACGTCTCCAGGTGCAGAGAGAGCCATCACTCTGAAAATGGAGATCCCCGGGCCAATGCCTCCGTTGATCAGGGAGATGCTCGAGAACCCAGAAGCTTTTGAAGACCAAACGGAGAGCAACGACAGCCCGCCGCCTCCGCCGCCGCCCCCGCCACCTCCGCCACCGGCTCTGGTCCTGAAGCAGGAGgcggaggacgaggacgacAGCTGGGCCACAGAGAACGGCAGCGAGCCGTcgccggaggaggaggacgaggatgacGACGACGACGGGGGGGATGAAGAGCGAGACAGGGGCTCGGACAGTGACGGGGAGTCCTGGGGGGTTCTGGATGGCATAGACGGGTCGAGGAAAGGCCTTTTCGGGAGGGCCCAGTGAACGGAGcatttcatacacacacacacacagtacagacatacacgcacacacacacaacacacacacacattacagacACGCAGCACAACCTCACCCACTGTCCCACCTCAAGAAAATGCTGGccctccctccccccatccccccccccccccccccgatctctCTCTTTAATGCACATCACTGTGACCTCCTCCGCGGAGCACAGCAGAGCCTTATGTGTACAGACGCTCCTAACTCAGGCCACATGGTCCATGACAAGTGAACTACAgagaaagtaaaagtaaagGAGAGATGACGGAAAACCATATGAACTCGTGGCGCAGCCAAGAGGGAAGTTAACGTGACAAAAAGAACACAACCTCTCTGAGAAAGcgaaaatgtctcttttttttcttttctttttcctgttattttcttttttttttatatctaaatAGGGGAACGGCCAAAACCAG
This genomic window contains:
- the rarga gene encoding retinoic acid receptor gamma-A isoform X2 translates to MFDCMEALGMGPRQLYDVTSRGACMLRKASPFFAGLDPFAWTGSASIQSVETQSTSSEEMVPSSPSPPPPPRIYKPCFVCQDKSSGYHYGVSSCEGCKGFFRRSIQKNMVYTCHRDKNCQINKVTRNRCQYCRLQKCFEVGMSKEAVRNDRNKKKKDVKEEVVLPESYELSGELEELVNKVSKAHQETFPSLTQLGKYHTNSSSDHRVQLDLGLWDKFSELSTKCIIKIVEFAKRLPGFTTLTIADQITLLKSACLDILMLRICTRYTPEQDTMTFSDGLTLNRTQMHNAGFGPLTDLVFAFAGQLLPLEMDDTETGLLSAICLICGDRMDLEEPQKVDKLQEPLLEALKIYARRRRPNKPHMFPRMLMKITDLRGISTKGAERAITLKMEIPGPMPPLIREMLENPEAFEDQTESNDSPPPPPPPPPPPPPALVLKQEAEDEDDSWATENGSEPSPEEEDEDDDDDGGDEERDRGSDSDGESWGVLDGIDGSRKGLFGRAQ
- the rarga gene encoding retinoic acid receptor gamma-A isoform X1, producing MATNREQQVGHMTGFPPAVYPFAFNSMRSHSPFDLLANTSLFGRFGADLPKEMAALSVETQSTSSEEMVPSSPSPPPPPRIYKPCFVCQDKSSGYHYGVSSCEGCKGFFRRSIQKNMVYTCHRDKNCQINKVTRNRCQYCRLQKCFEVGMSKEAVRNDRNKKKKDVKEEVVLPESYELSGELEELVNKVSKAHQETFPSLTQLGKYHTNSSSDHRVQLDLGLWDKFSELSTKCIIKIVEFAKRLPGFTTLTIADQITLLKSACLDILMLRICTRYTPEQDTMTFSDGLTLNRTQMHNAGFGPLTDLVFAFAGQLLPLEMDDTETGLLSAICLICGDRMDLEEPQKVDKLQEPLLEALKIYARRRRPNKPHMFPRMLMKITDLRGISTKGAERAITLKMEIPGPMPPLIREMLENPEAFEDQTESNDSPPPPPPPPPPPPPALVLKQEAEDEDDSWATENGSEPSPEEEDEDDDDDGGDEERDRGSDSDGESWGVLDGIDGSRKGLFGRAQ